GCGCGGTATGCCGGGCGAGTTGATAGCACTGGCCAAAAGAGATCCGACATGTTCCCCGCGGACAATAATTTCATCTACGTTGGCTCTCTTCAAGTGCGGCTTGTTTTCGACGTCCAGAAGTTCGGCGATGGTCTTGATAGAGGGGGCGAGCGATTTTATAGCCATGGCCGCCAACATGGTGCGCTCATCCAATCGGTCCTTGGCGTGCGTTCCGGAAGTATCCGCCATAATTAAGGCAAATTTCGCCTTGGTAATATTGGCCCGTAACAGAACGTCTTCATGGACATAATTGCCGCGGAGGAATTTGAGGTTATGTTTGGCATACCTGAGCTTGAGGGAGTCAACCTCGTCAATGGAAAGTGCGTTGATCAGCACGATGCCTGTTTCTTTGGCAATGACAAAAGTAGCCAATCCCTGCAAAACCTCTTCCGTGTGCTGATTCCAGCCACAAATGACGATATGATCCTTTTCTTTGATAGTTTCCAAGCCTTTTCCCTCCTTCAGCTTCTTTTCCACAAACATGGAGGCAATGGTGGCCGTGAGCAGGGACATGAGCCCCACACCGGAACAGATCAGGACCAATCCCACCAGCCGGCCGCCCAGCGAGACGGGATATTTGTCGCCGTAGCCAACGGTCGCCATGGTCACAACTGCCCACCAGATGCCATCCCATAGAGAATAGATATTGGAATCACTGCGGACGTGTTCAAAGTAAAACACGCCGCCCGCGCTCAGGAAAATAACCACGAGTGCCACAACCAGCAACTGGAAGAAGTGCTCCCGGCACAGTAGCGATAAATATCTTAAGTATTTTGATATAATAGCCATTATTATCTGACTTTACAAAAACATTCACCGGTGGTCATAAGTGGAAAACAGCATGCTGAAGATGGCCCGGCCTTGCGTGGCCGAGCGCAGGTCGGTGGAATAGCCAAACATCGCCTTGAGAGGCACCCTGGCCTTTATTTCACTGATGGCCCCGCGCGGAGAAACGGCCTGAATCTCGCCCCGGCGGGCGTTGATGTCGCCGATCACCTCGCCCATAAACTCGGCCGGGGTAATGATATCCACCAGCATGATCGGTTCCAAAAGGACCGGCGAGGCCTGTAAACAGGCGTCTTTAATGGCCGTGGAGGCGGCAATCTTGTAGGCCAGCGGCGATGATTCACCTTCCCGCAAAGAACCGCCCTTGATGATTATCTTGATGTCCACGATGGGATAACCGCCCAGAACGCCGCTTTGCAGGGCTTCCTCGATGCCTTCGGCGATCGCTGCCTGATATTCCTCGGATAAGGACGGCAGTCCGTTGTCTGTCTTCCAGATTATCTCGTTGCCGCGACCCCGGGGGGCCGGTTCAATCTGAATGCGCACATGACCGAAGTGTTTCTTCTCCCCCAGCTCCTTTTCAAAGAAATTTTCCACTTCCGCCGGTTTCTGGATGGTTTCACGATAGACGACGCGCGGTTGGCCTACGTTGACATGGGCATTGAATTCCCTGTTCAGGCGGTCAATGATAATATCCAGGTGGAGCTCTCCCATGCCGGAAATTACCGTCTGGGCCGTTTCATCATTGTATTTCACCTTGAGGGTCGGGTCTTCTTCCATGAGCTTGGCCAGGGCGGGCAATAATTTCTCCTGATCGGCCGAGGTTTTGGCCTCGATCGCCTGACTGATGACTGGTTCGTAAAATTCAATCGGTTCCAGGAGGATCGGATGGGCCTCGTCGCAGATGGTGTCTCCCGTCGTGGTCTCTTTCAGGCCCACGACGGCTACGATCTCCCCCGCCCCGGCCTGCTCGATTCTTTCCCGCTTGTTGGCATGCATCTTGAGCAAACGGGCCACCTTCTCCTTCTTCCCTTTGGTGGCATTATAAAGGTCGGCGCCCGATTGCACTCGCCCCGAATAGATCCTCAGGTAGGTTAACTTGCGGCCTTCATCCTGCATGATCTTGAAGGCCAGGGCCGCCAACGGCTCCTTATCGCTGCTGGAACGGCTTTCTTCCTGCCTGGTCACGGGATTGGTGCCCTTAATCGGCGGGACATCCAGCGGTGATGGCAGATAATCCACGACCCCGTCCAGAATGGGCTGAATGCCTTTATTTCTCAGGGCGGCGCCGCATAAGACGGGCACTACTTTCAAGTCCAGAGTGGCCTGACGCAGCGAGGCCTTGATTTCACCGGCAGAAATATCGAGGCCGCTTAAGTATTTATCCGCCAGTGCATCATCTATTTCCGGCGGGATATCACCTGCCTGATAGGATGCCCCCTGGGTGTTATCTTCCCAGGTAATCAGTTGCTGCTCGATCAGATCAATGACGCCGCCAAATCGCTCTTCCCGACCCAGGGGCATCTGGACAGCTATCGGGAGGGAGTTGAAGCGTTCTTTCATCATGGCGATGGTTCCCCAGAAATCGGCCCCCACCCGGTCCATCTTGTTGATGAAGGCGATCTTCGGCACGGCGTACTTGTCCGCCTGATGCCAGACCGTTTCGGACTGCGGCTCCACTCCGCCGACGGCACAGAAAACGACCACTGCCCCATCCAGGACACGCAGGCTACGCTCCACCTCGATGGTAAAATCCACATGGCCCGGGGTGTCAATTATGTGAATTTCGTGCTTTCCCCAGTCGCAAGTGGTCACAGCCGAGGTGATGGTTATGCCCCTTTCCTGTTCCTGGGGCATCCAGTCCATCACCGCGGCGCCGTCATGGACCTCTCCCATCTTGTAGGACTTCCCCGTGTAGTAGAGGATCCTCTCCGTCACCGTCGTCTTGCCGGCGTCAATATGCGCGACAATACCGATATTGCGGGTAAGGGAGAGTTTCGTTTTTTGCGCCATGAAGCCACCTGTATGGAAAAAATCTGCCGGAGCGCGTTGTTTTTACGGGGACAGATTTAAATCTGCCCCTGAGGCGCCAGCAGGTCCTTGTTGGCTGTAAAGGGATGCCGGGTATCTACGTGTCCCCCGATAGAGGATAGTTCTTTGCCATCTACCAAAAGCGTTACTTCCTTGAGGTCGGGGAGGTTGGCCGTCAGGGTATTGGTCAGGGAATAGATGGTGGCCATTTCACTGGTGCTGCCTTTCGGGTGATTCTTGACGAAGCTTTTGTTGAAACTGACATAAATCTTCCCGCCGGCTTCGATTTTAACGTTCTGCATATCCGTGTGGGCCGGGAAGGTACTGACGAGCTGGGTCTTGGAACCTTGCAGCAAGGCCTTTACCAGTTCCCGCGCCTGCCCGGCCGTGTCTTTTTCCTTCAGGATTTGTCTCTTCTCCGGGGCCAGGAAACGTTCGTTGGCATCGGAAAAATAGAGCGTCACTAACCATTTTTCTCTCTTGGCTGCCGTCCCTCCCTTGCCCGTCACGGGAGGATAGAGGGAGTCGAAAAGAGTGACAAACAAGAATATCAGCGATCCAAACACGGTCAATGTGATGGCGGCCAGGATCACCAGCCGGGTG
This genomic stretch from Deltaproteobacteria bacterium harbors:
- a CDS encoding ion channel, which produces MAIISKYLRYLSLLCREHFFQLLVVALVVIFLSAGGVFYFEHVRSDSNIYSLWDGIWWAVVTMATVGYGDKYPVSLGGRLVGLVLICSGVGLMSLLTATIASMFVEKKLKEGKGLETIKEKDHIVICGWNQHTEEVLQGLATFVIAKETGIVLINALSIDEVDSLKLRYAKHNLKFLRGNYVHEDVLLRANITKAKFALIMADTSGTHAKDRLDERTMLAAMAIKSLAPSIKTIAELLDVENKPHLKRANVDEIIVRGEHVGSLLASAINSPGIPRLFSSMLSLGDSNKLWRAEIPRQFIGRTFGELFRYYREKQQAILIGFLQEKKSVRLNDLLANDSSAIDVFIREKLKEANREFLHEKEETRLIINPEDGYLISGEDFAVLLCRTMPPHQKI
- the fusA gene encoding elongation factor G, with amino-acid sequence MAQKTKLSLTRNIGIVAHIDAGKTTVTERILYYTGKSYKMGEVHDGAAVMDWMPQEQERGITITSAVTTCDWGKHEIHIIDTPGHVDFTIEVERSLRVLDGAVVVFCAVGGVEPQSETVWHQADKYAVPKIAFINKMDRVGADFWGTIAMMKERFNSLPIAVQMPLGREERFGGVIDLIEQQLITWEDNTQGASYQAGDIPPEIDDALADKYLSGLDISAGEIKASLRQATLDLKVVPVLCGAALRNKGIQPILDGVVDYLPSPLDVPPIKGTNPVTRQEESRSSSDKEPLAALAFKIMQDEGRKLTYLRIYSGRVQSGADLYNATKGKKEKVARLLKMHANKRERIEQAGAGEIVAVVGLKETTTGDTICDEAHPILLEPIEFYEPVISQAIEAKTSADQEKLLPALAKLMEEDPTLKVKYNDETAQTVISGMGELHLDIIIDRLNREFNAHVNVGQPRVVYRETIQKPAEVENFFEKELGEKKHFGHVRIQIEPAPRGRGNEIIWKTDNGLPSLSEEYQAAIAEGIEEALQSGVLGGYPIVDIKIIIKGGSLREGESSPLAYKIAASTAIKDACLQASPVLLEPIMLVDIITPAEFMGEVIGDINARRGEIQAVSPRGAISEIKARVPLKAMFGYSTDLRSATQGRAIFSMLFSTYDHR
- a CDS encoding GerMN domain-containing protein: MATKKQKRTTDIKTKKQKKSTRLVILAAITLTVFGSLIFLFVTLFDSLYPPVTGKGGTAAKREKWLVTLYFSDANERFLAPEKRQILKEKDTAGQARELVKALLQGSKTQLVSTFPAHTDMQNVKIEAGGKIYVSFNKSFVKNHPKGSTSEMATIYSLTNTLTANLPDLKEVTLLVDGKELSSIGGHVDTRHPFTANKDLLAPQGQI